The following are from one region of the Chloracidobacterium sp. genome:
- a CDS encoding class I SAM-dependent methyltransferase gives MDVYGDEYFTGGGAGYPDYAAESIRLVRRGRGYARKLKTFLKTGRLLDIGAANGSILQGFIEEGWRGIGLEPNATMAASGKAEYGLDIQTGDLESFDSVERFDLITMIQVVAHFHDPKTAFKNAKRILDRNGHLLIETWDRDSITAKVLGKHWHEYSPPSVLHWFSRRSLKDFLGNEGFDEVYSGRTLKSISGTHAKSLLKYRLGDLQLLRLMPDRISFPYPSEDLFWALYRKR, from the coding sequence ATGGATGTTTATGGGGACGAGTATTTTACTGGCGGGGGCGCCGGATACCCTGACTATGCAGCCGAAAGCATTCGATTGGTACGTCGAGGGCGAGGTTATGCGAGAAAACTGAAAACATTCTTAAAAACCGGCCGGTTACTCGATATCGGGGCGGCCAATGGTTCTATTTTGCAGGGATTCATCGAGGAGGGCTGGCGAGGAATCGGACTCGAGCCAAATGCCACGATGGCCGCTTCGGGGAAAGCAGAGTACGGTCTTGATATTCAGACCGGAGACCTCGAATCATTTGATTCCGTGGAAAGATTCGATCTGATTACGATGATCCAAGTTGTGGCCCATTTTCACGACCCAAAAACCGCATTCAAGAATGCAAAACGCATACTCGACCGAAATGGCCATCTATTGATCGAGACTTGGGATCGAGATTCGATCACTGCAAAGGTCCTTGGAAAACACTGGCACGAATATTCACCGCCAAGTGTTCTTCATTGGTTTTCGCGACGATCGTTGAAGGACTTTCTGGGAAATGAGGGATTCGACGAAGTGTATTCAGGCCGAACCCTAAAGTCGATAAGTGGGACTCACGCTAAATCGCTCTTAAAGTATCGCCTCGGTGATCTTCAGTTGCTGCGGTTGATGCCTGATCGGATTTCTTTTCCATACCCATCAGAAGATCTCTTCTGGGCTCTCTATCGAAAACGATGA